DNA sequence from the Thermus caldifontis genome:
AAGCTTCTCCGCCCCCGAGTAGAAGACCAGGGGATACCCGAAGGGGTCCTGGACGCGGAGCATCCTGAGCCTTCCCCAGTCGGTTTCCAAGCGGTGGGGAAGCCCCTCCTGTTCCGCCCAGGCCAGGGCTTGGTCCATCCCCTCTTCGTCCACCTTAAAGCCCAGGCTGCGCACGGCGGGGAGGCCCCCCTGGGTAAGCTTCAGGCTCCACTCCAGCTCCTCATAGCCCCGCAGGTAGGCGCTTCTTCCCTCCCTGTGCTCCAGGCGGAAGCCCAAAAGCCCCTGGTAAAACTCCAGGCTCCTCTCCAGGTCCTTAACCCAAAGCTCGATGAACCCCACCCTCACGATGGCCATACCAACCTCCTGTAGCCACGGCCGAAGTACACCAGGGGAAGGCCCGGTTCCCCCAGCTCAATGACCTCCACAAGGCCCACCACCAGGCGGTGGTCCCCTCCGGGGTAGACCGCCGCCAACCGGCAACGCAAAACCGCCAAGGCCCCTTCCACCCTCCCCTCCACCAGGACCACCCCCTCCTGGGGCTTCCCGGCAAAGTGCTGGGAAACCGCCTCCTGTTCCTCCCTGAGGAAGCTTACGGTGAAGGCCCGGGAGGCCTCCAAGATGGGCAGAAGCCTCGCCTTTTCCTGGATGCCCAAGGCCACCAGGGGAGGCTCGAGGCTCAAGGACATGAAGGCGGTGGCGGTCATGCCCCTCTCCTCTTCCCCCAACCGGGCGGACACCACCGTCACCCCGGCGGCGAAGCGACTTAAGGCCTCCCGGAACGCCTCTTGAAGGGCCTTCTCGGGCGTAGGCAAACCGCTGGATTCCTCGGGAAAGGCACCCGTCACGCCTCCACCTCTCTAAGCACGGAAAGCGCCCCCTTGAGGTAGGTGCGGATCCGCTCCTTGTAGGGTTCCTTATCGTAGACGCTAAAGAGGGTCTGGTACATGCGCACCGGATCCCCGAAGAAAAAGCGCTCGTAAAGCTCCTGCCGCGCCCCAAACCCCGAGAGGGTCATGTCCCAGGCCAGGCGGAAGAGGGCCACCCGCTCTTTAGCCTCCAAGCTGGCCCCTTGCAGGTACTTCTCCAACAGGGGAGCCAAGGGTCCCTTAAAGTCCCGTTCCGAGGGCAGGGTGATGAGGCCGCTGGCCCCGATCTGCTCCAGGATCTCCCTGAGGCGGGGGTAAAGCCTAGGGTAGAGGTTCCTGGCCCCATCCAACGCCCCCCGGTCGGGCACCAGGAGGCCAAAGGCGTTCTCCTTGGCCTCCTCCTCCGCCCGGGTCCAGAAGGCCCGCATGGCCTCCAGATAGACGATGATCTCGGCGATCTTCTCCTGCACGTGGCCGTAGGCATCGGCCCCGATCCCCTCGGCCATCAGGGCCGCCACCCCCAAAAAGGCCTCGGTCTTGGCGGTCTTCAGGGCCACCACCTGGTGGGCCATGTGGTTAAGGGCCCCCGTGGCGGCGTAGGCGTTGTTGCAAAGCTCCACGTTTCCCAGGATGAAGACCCGCTCCCAAGGGACCAGGACGTCGTCAAAGACCACCAGGCAGTCCATCTCCTCGAGGCGGCTACTAAGGGGATAGTCAAAGGGGCTATCCCCCCCCACCAAGGCCTCGCGGCAGAGGAAGTGGAGGCCCGGCGTGGAGGTGGGCAGGGCGAAGGCGATGGCGTACTTCTCGCTCCCCGGCCCCTCCTTAAGCAGGGTGGAAGGGAAGATAAGAACCTCGTCCGCCAGGGGAAAGGTGGCGGTCATGCGGGCTCCTCGCACCACGATGCCCTTTTCCGTCTGCCGCACCACCCCCACGGGGATATAGGGGTCGGGCTGGGCCGAGGGCGGCTTGGCCCGGTTCACCTGGGGGTTGGTGAGGGCGTGGGTGGTGGCCAGGTCATGGTCGCGGAGGTAGCGGTAATAGTTTCGCACGTTGTCGGCGAACTCGCCAAAGTACTCGGCGCTGGCGGCATAGGCCATGACCACGGCATTCAGGTAATCCGGGCTACGGCCCATCATCCCCAGGTTCTGATCCGCCCAAAGCTTGTAGGCCTGGCCCCGGCGCTTTAGGTCCTCCTTGGTCTTGGGGATGAGGAAGCTCATCCCGTGCCGCTTCCCCTCCTCCTCGTAGGTGAGGGCCTCGCGGTAGCGGGGGTCGTGCTGCAGGTCGTATAGGGCCGCCATGGTGCGCACGATTCCCCGGAAAACCGGGTGCGTGGTGGGATCCTCCACCTTTTCCCCCTTGTACCAGAGGTTAGGGGGGCGCTCCTTTAGGGCCTCCAGGTACTCCGCTCCTGTTCTTGCCATCCTCTCACCTCTTTCCGAACTTAGGCACGTGGGGGGGCCTTAGGGGAAGCCCCACGGCCTTGAGGTCGGTGTAAAACTCCAGGGCGTACAACCCCCCTTCCCGCCGGTCCCCGCTCTCCTTAACCCCGCCAAAGGGGGTGGGCAGGTGGCGCACGTTGTGGCTGTTCAGGTAGATGAGGCCCGCTTGCAGCTCTAGGGCCAGGCGGTGGGCCCTTTCCAGGTCCTTGGTGAAGACGTAGGCCGCCAGGCCGTACCTGGAATCGTTGGCCTTCCTAAGGGCCTCCTCCTCGTCCTTGAAGGGGATGGCCACCAAAACGGGACCGAAGATTTCCTCCTGGGCGATTTTCATGTGGTTTTCGCCCACGAACAGGGTGGGCTCCACGTAGTTCCCCCGGGAAAGGTCTTCCCCGCGGAAGGAGGTGCTGGCCTTCCTTCCTCCCACCAGAAGCCTTGCCCCCTCCCTAAGGCCCGCTTCCACATACCCCAACACCCTCTTTAGGTGCTCGGGGTGGATGAGGGGCCCCACCTCGGTCTCGGGGTCCAGGGGGTGGCCCACCCGGATGGCCCGGGCCCTTTCCGCCACCCTCCCCACGAAGTCCTCAAAGAGGCTCTCCTCCACCAACAGGCGGGAGCTGGCCGTGCACCGTTCCCCATTGAAGGAGTAAATCTGGAACACAACCGCATCCAAAGCCCGCTCCAGATCGGCATCGGCAAAGACCAAAGCGGGGCTCTTCCCGCCAAGCTCCAAAGAAAGCCGTTTCAGGTGCTTAGCGGCGTTTTGCATCACGATCTTCCCGGTTTCCGTCTCCCCGGTGAGGGTGATGAGGGGAACCAGGGGATGGGCCACCAGGGCGGCTCCCGCCTCCTCGCCAAACCCCTGCACCAGGTTGAAGACCCCAGGGGGGAGGTCCGCCTCCTGCACGATCTCCGCCAGTTTGCTGGCGGTTAAGGGGCTCCACTCCGCAGGCTTCAGGACCACCGTGTCCCCGAAGGCCAAGGCGGGGGCGATCCGCCAGGTGGAAAGCATCAAGGGGGCGTTCCAAGGGGTGATGATCCCCACGGGGCCAGCCGGGACCCGTAGGCTGTAGTAGAGCCAGTCCCGGTCCACGGGGAAGGTGCGGTCCTCCATGGCGTGCTCGGCGTACTCGGCGTAGAAGGCGAAGTTCTCCGCGGAGCGGGCCACCTGGGCCTTCACGATGCGCAAAACCTGCCCGGCATCCAAAGCCTCCACCACCGCCAGCTCATCCGCATGCTTTTCCAATAGCTCGGCGATCCTCAGGAGGTAGCGCTTCCGCTCCCGGGCCGGGGTGCGGCTCCATTTCGGGAAGGCCTCGTGGGCCGCCTTGGCCGCCCGGTCCACCTCCCTTTCCCCGCCCCGGGCCGCATGGGAAAGCACCTGGTTGACGGAAGGGTCCAGGGTAGGAAAGACCTCCCCGCTTTCCGAGGGGCGAAACTCCCCTCCGATGAAGTGGAGGGCCGTCCACCCCTTCAGGGCGTTCCGAATGGCCTCGATCCTTTCCCAGGAAATCCCCGCCACCTGGTCCTGGTACCTCATGCCTCCTCCTCAATGGGGTTTTCCAGGGTACCCAGCCCTTGGATCTCCAGCCGCATCACATCCCCAGGGAACACCCGGCTTATGCCCTTGGGGGTGCCGGTGAGGATCACGTCGTAGGGTTCCAGGGTCATGAACTCGGAGATGTACTCCAAAAGCTCCGCCACGGAGTAGAGCATCCTCGAGGTGTGCCCCTCCTGGCGAAGCTCCCCGTTCACATAGGCCCTTAGGGCCAGGTTCTGCGGGTCCTCCACCTCCCCCACCACCAGAAAGGGCCCAAGGGGGCCGAAGGTGTCCCGCCCCTTGGCCCGGATCGGGGGCCTAAAGGTGTTGGAAACATAGTCCCGCACCACCAGGTCGTTGGCGATGGTATAGCCCAGGACGTAGTCCAACGCGTCCTTAGCCTTTACCTTGCGCATGGGCCGGCCCACCACCGCCGCCAGCTCCACCTCGTAGTGCATGTACTCCGCCCCCTTGGGGTAGCGCACCACCCCCTTGTGGGGGAGAAGGCTGCTATTGGGCTTCCAAAAAAGGGCGGGCTCCTCGGGGCGGGAAAGCCCCAGCTCCTCCGCATGGTCGGCGTAGTTCAGGGCCACCCCAATCACCTTGCCGGGGGTAAAGGGGAGGAGCCAGGTGACCCCCTCGGGGTCGTGGCCCTCCCCTGCCTCGTCCAGGAGGAGGCCATCCCGATAGACCCCCTGGTGGACCCGGCCCTTGCTGATAAAGCGGCAAAGCTTCATGCGCCCTCCAAAAGCCCGTAGCGCTGGGCCATGGCCCTAAGCCTCGCCTCCACCTCGGGGGTGGTGGGGCCTAAGGGGAGGCGCCACTCCTTCTCTAGAAGGCCCATCCAGGAAAGCACCGTCTTTAGGGGGATGGGGTTGGTGTCCCAGAAGATGGCCTCGTTGGCCTCGAGGAGGTGGTAGTGGAGCTCCCTCGCCCCCTGGTAATCCCCCTTGAGGGCCAGCTCCGTGAGCCTCGCCACCTCCCGGGGAAGCCAGTTGGCGGTGGCGGCGATGGTCCCCACCGCCCCCAGGCTCATCATGGGCAGGGTGAGGCTTTCCAGGCCGCAAAAAACGAGAAAGTCCCGGCCCACCTCCTGGAAGAGCTGGGAGAGGTACTCCAGGTCCTTGGCGGAGTGCTTGAGCCCCACGATGTTGGGAAAGTCCCGCCGGAGGCGGGCCACGGTCTTGGGAGCGATCTCCACCCCAGCCCGACCCGGGATGTTGTAGAGGAGGATGGGAAAGTCGGGGACCGCCTTGGCCACCTCGGCGAAGTAGCGGTATAGCCCCTCCTGGTTGGGCTTCAGGTAGTAGGGAACGATGACCATGGCCCCTTGGGCCCCGGCCTCCTGGGCAAAGCGGGTGAGTTCCAGGGTTTCCTCAAGCCTAAGGGCCCCGGTTCCGGGGATGACGGGAACCCGTCCCGCCGTCTGGTCCAGGGCCACCTCTATGACCCGCTTCCTCTCCTCCAAGGTTAAGGTTCCGGGCTCCCCGGTGGTTCCCCCCACGCTGAGGCCGTGGGAACCCCCATGGATGACCCTTTCCACCAGGCGCCTTAGGGCCTCTTCGTCCACGTGTCCCTTGCGGAAAGGTGTGGGCAAAGGAGGAATGGAACCCTGAAACATGCTGCTCCTTTCCCCTTCAGGATGGGGGTGGGCAAGGGCAGCGGGCAACTGGTCAACACACGAGCACAACCATCCTTTTTGTGCAAAAGCACAAAAGGCCACCCTTTGCTTGCTCCCGCCTAAGGGTTTATTGTGCTTATTAACAATGGCCGGGTCACTTTTTGGTTCCTCCTCCATCGCCTTCCAGGCCTTGGCCGAGGCGCTGGGCCTCGAGGTTCTAGCCCCTTCAGACCGCCCCGTCCTTTACCTCCTGGAGGAGCCCAAGCCCCTTTTGCCCCTGGAAGGAGCCCTTCTCCTCTTCCGGCCCGAGGGGAACCTCTGGCGTTACCGCACCGCCTCGGGCTTCCTCCTTTCCCATCCGGACCCGGAACTTTTGGACTATGCCCGCAAGGAAGGCCTAGGGGTGGCCGCCCATCCCCCGTGGGTGAAACGGGAGGACCTGGCCAAGGCCGTGGCCCTGCGCCTCTTCCACCTGGGGGCAGGGATGAGCCTGGCCAGCCTCCTGGACCTCCTCATCAAGCTACCTGATAGACCCTTCTTAGAAGTTCTCCACCAAGCCACCGGCCTGGCCTTGGCCCGGGTGGCCCCCTGGGGGGAAGTGCTGGGCTTTGCCGGCCCCGTGCCCGCCCAGCATCCCAGGGAACCGGGGGAAGGCAGGGAATGGACCGCCTTGGAAGCGGGGGAAGGGTTCTTGGTGGCCTACGGGGAGGAAGGGGAGCGCAGGCGGGCTCGAGGCCTCCTGGAGGTGGCGGCCCGCCTGCTGAAGGTGCGGGCCTTGGAGCGCTCCTTGGAGAGGATGCGGGAGGAATCCTTGGGTGGGGCTTTGCTGGAAGGGCTCATCCTAGGGGAGGCAGAGCCCGACCGGCTCTTCGCCTTTGGCTTCACCGAGGGGGTGGAATGGGTCCTGGCCCTGGTGGAGCCCAAGGCGGTGCCCGGACGCCACCGCCTGGCGGAGGAAAGGAGGCGGGAGGCCACCCTGGAGCTACGCCGCCGGGCTGGCACCTTCCTGGACCGTCTGGGCGTCCCCTACCTCCTCACCATCCGCGGTAATCGCTTGGTGGCCATGTGGCAGGTGCATAACCCTAGGAAGGAGGCACAAAGCCTCCTTTCCGCCCTGCCCCCGGGAAGCCGCCTGGGGTACTCCGCGGTCCATGCCGCCGGGGAAGAGGTGCAAACCGCCTACCGGGAAGCCCTCATCGCCCTCAAGGCCGCCCGCCCAGGCGAGGCCCTTTCCTTCAGCGGCCTGGATCCCGTGGCCTTCGTGCTCCTGCAACAGTCCCCCGAGGACCTGAAGGCCCTGGTGGATCGCTACCTGCCCCTACCGCCCAAGCTTCTCAGGACCCTGGAGGTCTACATGGCCACGGGAAGCGTGGAGGAAGCCGCCTATACCCTCCACATTCACCCCAACACCCTGCGCTACCGCCTGAAGCGGCTGGAAGAGGTCCTTGGCCCTCTCTCCCGGCCCGAGGTCCTGGCCCAGGTGCACCTGGCCCTAAGGGCGCGCGACCTCCTGATGGGGTAAAATCCTTGTATGCGACAACCCAAGGTGGTTTTCCTGATCCTCCTGCTTTTGGGCGGGGCTGGCTTGGCCCAAACCCTCCTGGAGGCCACCGCCGTGGCGGCCCTGGCCTCCAGCCTGGACCCAGCCGTGCGCCTGCCCACGGGGAGCTATAAGGCCAAAAGCCCCGAGCCCCTCCTCCTTCGCTTCCCCGAGGCCAAGGGGTACGCCCTCGAGGCCTTCGTGGCCAAAGGGATCGCCAGCAGGCTCCACGCCGCTTTTGTCCAGCAGGTGCTCACCAGCTTCGCCGCCGCGGGCTACTTTGTGGAGAGGCAGGAGGAGAAAACCGTGGACGGCGAGGTGCGAAGCCTTTACCTGCTTAAAGACAGCCTCGGCCGTTCCGCCATCCTCCTGGTGGTGCGCAAAGGGGAGGAGCTGGTCTACGGGTTTGGGAAAAAGCGCTGAGCCCTGAAACTGCCCCCCGGACCCGGGCTTTCCCAGGCAAACCGGAAACGAAGCCCTGCCCAAGGCTTGATAACCGAAGGAGGAATCGCAGAGTTTGCGGATGGACCCTATCCCTAGCGCCGTTCCTCGCCCACAATGGCCCCGTCCTCCAGGCGTACGATCCGCTTCACGTGCTCAAGAAGCCTGGGGTCATGGGTAGAGAAGAGAAAGGTCACCCCCCGCTCCCGGTTCAAGGCCTTCATGCGCTCAATCAAGGCCAGGCCGTTCTTGGAATCCAGGTTGGCCGTGGGCTCATCCGCCAAGACGATGAGGGGCTCGGCAGCCAAGGCCCGGGCCACCGCCACCCGCTGCTGCTCCCCGCCCGAAAGCTGGCGGGGAAAGCGGCCCGCCTTCTCCTTCAGGCCCAAAGCCTCCAAGGCCGCAAGGGCCCTCCTCTCCCGCTCGGCCTTGGGGACACCCCTAAACTCCAGAATCAAGGCGGCGTTCTCCAAGGCGGTGAGGACGGGAAGCAGGTTGTAGGCCTGGAATACCAAGCCGATCCTCTCCAGGCGCACCCGGGCCCGCTCACTCCGGGACAGCCGGGAAAGCCATACCCCCCCTACCCAGACCTCCCCTTCCGTGGGCAGGTCCAGGCCCGCAAGGAGATGGAGAAAGGTGCTTTTCCCGCTACCCGAAGGCCCCACCAAGGCGGTGAACTCCCCCGCCTCCACCGCCAGGTCCACTCCCCTAAGGGCCACGGTTTCCACTCCGTCGCCCCGGTACACCTTCCGCACCCCTTTGGCCTCTATGATGGGCATACCTTCCTCCTAGGGCACATAGCGCATGGCTTCCACAGGCTCCAGCCTCGAGGCCACATACCCCGGCCACAAGGCGGCCAATAGGGCTACCCCCACCGCATAGCCCAGGGCAAGAAGCACCTCCTTCACCCCCAGCCGGCCGTAGAGCACCTCCGGCAGGCCGAACTCCCGGTACTGTTCCAGCATCCACTGGGGCAAGGGCAGGCGGAAACCATCGGCCAGCTCCAAATGCACCAGTAGCCCCGCCCCCATACCCACCAAGGCCGCCACCCCCACCAAAAGGAAACTCTCCCAGAAAACCAGGCCCAAAATCCGCCACCCGCTAAGGCCCAAGCCCGCCAATAGACCAAACTCCCGCACCCTTTCCACCAGGGAAAGGTAAAGGGCATTGAGGAGGATCAGCCCTCCCAGAACGAAGAAGATGCCCACGTAAATGGCCATGATGGTGTCGTATAAGGGGAGCAAGGCGGCGTAGACGGGGTTAGCCTCAAGCCACGTTTCCACCTTCAGCCCCTGCAAGTGGGGAGCCAGGGTCGTCTTAACTTCCTCCAAAGCCTTTAGATCGTAAAGCCCAAGCCCAGGAAGCCGAATCTCCAACCGGCTCACCCGGCCTGGGGCCAGAAGAGTCTGGGCATCCTCC
Encoded proteins:
- a CDS encoding PucR family transcriptional regulator, yielding MAGSLFGSSSIAFQALAEALGLEVLAPSDRPVLYLLEEPKPLLPLEGALLLFRPEGNLWRYRTASGFLLSHPDPELLDYARKEGLGVAAHPPWVKREDLAKAVALRLFHLGAGMSLASLLDLLIKLPDRPFLEVLHQATGLALARVAPWGEVLGFAGPVPAQHPREPGEGREWTALEAGEGFLVAYGEEGERRRARGLLEVAARLLKVRALERSLERMREESLGGALLEGLILGEAEPDRLFAFGFTEGVEWVLALVEPKAVPGRHRLAEERRREATLELRRRAGTFLDRLGVPYLLTIRGNRLVAMWQVHNPRKEAQSLLSALPPGSRLGYSAVHAAGEEVQTAYREALIALKAARPGEALSFSGLDPVAFVLLQQSPEDLKALVDRYLPLPPKLLRTLEVYMATGSVEEAAYTLHIHPNTLRYRLKRLEEVLGPLSRPEVLAQVHLALRARDLLMG
- a CDS encoding ABC transporter ATP-binding protein — encoded protein: MPIIEAKGVRKVYRGDGVETVALRGVDLAVEAGEFTALVGPSGSGKSTFLHLLAGLDLPTEGEVWVGGVWLSRLSRSERARVRLERIGLVFQAYNLLPVLTALENAALILEFRGVPKAERERRALAALEALGLKEKAGRFPRQLSGGEQQRVAVARALAAEPLIVLADEPTANLDSKNGLALIERMKALNRERGVTFLFSTHDPRLLEHVKRIVRLEDGAIVGEERR
- a CDS encoding ABC transporter permease; translated protein: MPGAYGAFDAFYRLLLERTGHLVVRVEGYEDKTDFEGLTFPPRSLPLPPGAEVEGVLEGGGLVIAGERNRTVVITGMVPRGLARQQALLKEGDLPRAPGEALLGEALAKALQVGLGNEVVVYAPGGLGLGVYAFRVVGFLDFPETHLEAQTLMVPLEDAQTLLAPGRVSRLEIRLPGLGLYDLKALEEVKTTLAPHLQGLKVETWLEANPVYAALLPLYDTIMAIYVGIFFVLGGLILLNALYLSLVERVREFGLLAGLGLSGWRILGLVFWESFLLVGVAALVGMGAGLLVHLELADGFRLPLPQWMLEQYREFGLPEVLYGRLGVKEVLLALGYAVGVALLAALWPGYVASRLEPVEAMRYVP
- the hpaB gene encoding 4-hydroxyphenylacetate 3-monooxygenase, oxygenase component; the encoded protein is MARTGAEYLEALKERPPNLWYKGEKVEDPTTHPVFRGIVRTMAALYDLQHDPRYREALTYEEEGKRHGMSFLIPKTKEDLKRRGQAYKLWADQNLGMMGRSPDYLNAVVMAYAASAEYFGEFADNVRNYYRYLRDHDLATTHALTNPQVNRAKPPSAQPDPYIPVGVVRQTEKGIVVRGARMTATFPLADEVLIFPSTLLKEGPGSEKYAIAFALPTSTPGLHFLCREALVGGDSPFDYPLSSRLEEMDCLVVFDDVLVPWERVFILGNVELCNNAYAATGALNHMAHQVVALKTAKTEAFLGVAALMAEGIGADAYGHVQEKIAEIIVYLEAMRAFWTRAEEEAKENAFGLLVPDRGALDGARNLYPRLYPRLREILEQIGASGLITLPSERDFKGPLAPLLEKYLQGASLEAKERVALFRLAWDMTLSGFGARQELYERFFFGDPVRMYQTLFSVYDKEPYKERIRTYLKGALSVLREVEA
- the hpaI gene encoding 2,4-dihydroxyhept-2-ene-1,7-dioic acid aldolase, translating into MFQGSIPPLPTPFRKGHVDEEALRRLVERVIHGGSHGLSVGGTTGEPGTLTLEERKRVIEVALDQTAGRVPVIPGTGALRLEETLELTRFAQEAGAQGAMVIVPYYLKPNQEGLYRYFAEVAKAVPDFPILLYNIPGRAGVEIAPKTVARLRRDFPNIVGLKHSAKDLEYLSQLFQEVGRDFLVFCGLESLTLPMMSLGAVGTIAATANWLPREVARLTELALKGDYQGARELHYHLLEANEAIFWDTNPIPLKTVLSWMGLLEKEWRLPLGPTTPEVEARLRAMAQRYGLLEGA
- a CDS encoding fumarylacetoacetate hydrolase family protein encodes the protein MKLCRFISKGRVHQGVYRDGLLLDEAGEGHDPEGVTWLLPFTPGKVIGVALNYADHAEELGLSRPEEPALFWKPNSSLLPHKGVVRYPKGAEYMHYEVELAAVVGRPMRKVKAKDALDYVLGYTIANDLVVRDYVSNTFRPPIRAKGRDTFGPLGPFLVVGEVEDPQNLALRAYVNGELRQEGHTSRMLYSVAELLEYISEFMTLEPYDVILTGTPKGISRVFPGDVMRLEIQGLGTLENPIEEEA
- the hpaE gene encoding 5-carboxymethyl-2-hydroxymuconate semialdehyde dehydrogenase — its product is MRYQDQVAGISWERIEAIRNALKGWTALHFIGGEFRPSESGEVFPTLDPSVNQVLSHAARGGEREVDRAAKAAHEAFPKWSRTPARERKRYLLRIAELLEKHADELAVVEALDAGQVLRIVKAQVARSAENFAFYAEYAEHAMEDRTFPVDRDWLYYSLRVPAGPVGIITPWNAPLMLSTWRIAPALAFGDTVVLKPAEWSPLTASKLAEIVQEADLPPGVFNLVQGFGEEAGAALVAHPLVPLITLTGETETGKIVMQNAAKHLKRLSLELGGKSPALVFADADLERALDAVVFQIYSFNGERCTASSRLLVEESLFEDFVGRVAERARAIRVGHPLDPETEVGPLIHPEHLKRVLGYVEAGLREGARLLVGGRKASTSFRGEDLSRGNYVEPTLFVGENHMKIAQEEIFGPVLVAIPFKDEEEALRKANDSRYGLAAYVFTKDLERAHRLALELQAGLIYLNSHNVRHLPTPFGGVKESGDRREGGLYALEFYTDLKAVGLPLRPPHVPKFGKR
- the hpaC gene encoding 4-hydroxyphenylacetate 3-monooxygenase reductase subunit; the encoded protein is MTGAFPEESSGLPTPEKALQEAFREALSRFAAGVTVVSARLGEEERGMTATAFMSLSLEPPLVALGIQEKARLLPILEASRAFTVSFLREEQEAVSQHFAGKPQEGVVLVEGRVEGALAVLRCRLAAVYPGGDHRLVVGLVEVIELGEPGLPLVYFGRGYRRLVWPS